The genomic DNA TAACCCTTGCAGAAAACGCCAATGTGGGGGAGATTATCTTCACGCAACAAACAGGCAATTACGCCGAGAATTTCAGCCGCAGCAAACACGGAATAGCCTACAAAATCGAAGTGGGTTGTAACATTCCCAAAGACCGCCCCGACGTAACGCAATGGCTTGCCCAATATGCGGGTATTCCTGTGGTATTAGTGGCTCAACTCAGCACCGAAGAGCGCAAAATCTTTGGTTCAAAGGATTATCCTTTGCTCTTGTCTAAAGCAGATTTGGACAACAAGGGTACTGTAAATAAAGGCAATTACCGAACGATGAAATGGGAAGGAACAAACCCGAATCCCGCGCCCTTCTACGCCCCGCCCCAATACCTGCTAACTAATTCAGGTTCAGTTATTTTTCAGACTAACCAAACCCCGATACTCCTATGACACAACCATCCGAAGGCAGCAAAATATTTCAATTACCCGCCCTACCCCGCGAACTAAAAGGCACGGATTTACTCCCTCTATCCGACGAATCGGGCAATGAGCCAACCTATAAAGTAACGCTTGGCCAGCTCAAGGCTTTTGTGGCCGCCAATGTCAATGCAGAGCCACCAATTAGCATTCCACAGCTCACCCTCTTGTGCGATAACAACAACATCTATTTGCGTTGGTCGGCGTTTAATCAAAAGTTCCTTGAATACCAGCCGATTGTATGCCTTTTGCGAGGCAAGCCCAGACAAAAAAGCAAGAAAAGAAATGGGGCGGATTTATCCGTAAAGTTCAAAATCTCAGCGCGTTGGACGCACCCCAAACACAACGATTCGGCCAACGTTGGCCGCGCTACCGAGTTTGCTTTGCCCGCTGAAAACAGCCTGTTGGCCGTGCCGATTGAGCGCGAGCAATGGTTTAGAACCATGCCAGTGGACGAGGAAGGACATTACAGGCTCATTCCCAGAGGGACTAAAAGCTCATCGGGCAGAGACATTCGCAAGAATCAATATTTTGCCTTTGCTATTCAAATCACAGTCGATGGCAAAAAATATTACGGAGCATTCTCCAGAGTCGTTAAAATCGGATACAACAGAATACAGGCCATTGGTGGTCTGACGGATAAAGTATTGGCAGCAGGTGCAATGACAGACAACTATATCCCTGTGATTCAGCTACTTTAAAGACATGGCAAGGCGCGAGACAGTAGGGCCAACAATGGCAATAGCTGAGTAGTGTAGGCAAGTAATGGCAATACACGAGATGCGCCCGCCTCTTCATTGCAAAGCCTATGCAGCAACTGCATAGGCTTTTTGTTTGTCCTTTTTTTAGCTGCATGAATCAGGCAGGTTTGCAACACATTTTAGCAATCCAAATCCCGATCGCATGAATATTTTTCAGGCCTTATCCATTTTAAACCAAGACATCTGGTTAGTTCACGAAAGCTACCTAACAGGCGTTTACCCAATGGTAATGGACTATTTGAGCAAAGCCAGTACCGAGAAGACTCCGCGCAAAATCCTTGAGCCTGAATGTTACTATATCGTGGGGGATCATGCCACAGGCTTTACAGCCGCCAGTAAAACGGCCTCTAACGTTCCGAAAAATTCTATTGCGGTCATCGAAGTAAAAGGCCCGATTACCAAAGATTCTACCTGCTTCTCGGTAGGAACACGTGAGCTGACACAAGCCACTTATGCAGCCGCCGAAAACCCCAACGTGGGCGGGATTATGTTTATCACCGATACGGGAGGAGGCTCAGTTGCAGGCACAGAAACTTTTGCCCGCGCCATCAATGAAGTATCGCAAGTAAAAGAAACCTTGGTTTTGGCCGAAGATATGATAGCCTCGGCAGGCGTTTGGATTGGCGTTTCCGCCCATCACCTGTTTGCCCAAAACCTCACCACCCAAGTGGGCAGCATTGGCACGGCCATCTTGCTAACCGACGTGCGCGAAAAGCTCAAAAAAGACGGCATTACCCAGCATTACATCACGGCTCCAGACAGCGATGTGAAGAATGCCGAGTACTACCAAGCCCTTGACGGCAAGCCCGAAGCCCTGAAACAGCAACTTGGTGCTATTAACACGGTATTCCAAGATTGGGTCAAATCCAATCGCCCCAATTTGAAAATTGACAGCAAAACCAAAGCCCCGCTCAATGGCGCAATGTATGCCGCCACCCAAGCGGCTGACATTGGCCTGATTGACGGGGTAAAAACCTACACTGAAGCCGTCCAATTCCTTCATCAGCAAATTCTTAACCAATCATAACATGGCTTTTTCATTCCAAAAATTCCCTGCCTTAGTAGCCCTTGCAGGCAAAACCGAAATCTCCGCCGAAGACATCGCCAAAGTAAACAACGAGCTGAGCGCACAAGGCATCACGGGCATGGCTTTCGTTGCGCAAGCCACGGCCAACAAAGCCGCAGGCTATGACACGCTCAAGCAGCAACTTGACGCGGCCATCGCCGACAATACCAAGCTCAAAGCTGACGACAAAACGCAGGCTTTGGCCGATTTGCAAACCAAGTACGAGGCAGCCCAAGCCGAAATCAAAAAATTAGGCAAAGAACCAGGTTCGCAGCATTCTAATCCGCTCAACCACCAAGCCGAAGACGATGGCAGTAAGCCAGATGCGCAAGTGCCTGTGTACGCGTCCACCAACTTTACACTCAATCAAATTGCAGAGGATTTTCATAATCGAAAATAACGCAATGAATCAACCTTATTTTTTAATCTAAACCCTTCACCCCATCACCATGCCTTCGATTAACATTGCAGGAAAAAGCATAGAGCTTGAAGAAGTCAATGATATGCTGGGAGCATATTATAGAGACGAGAAGAAAACCATTGTCGATAAACTCGAAAAAGAGGAAGACTGGAGAATATTCTGCAAGCCAGAATATGGCGTAAAAGACCAGTTGGTGGCCACCGTCATACAACACAAAGGCGATGTCATGCAGCCTTACCAAACCAAGTTTACCCCCAAAGGCGGTGTTAAATTCAAGCCAGAACTCAATATGGTTCGTCCCTGTAAAATAGATATTGAAATCACCCCACAGGAGATTGAGCGTACCGCCTTGGCTTGGTTGAAAACAGACGGTTCTCAATACACCAAAACACCCTTTGTCGGAAAGATAGTGGATAAAGTATTGCAACGACTTCGCTACGATATTAACAACGTAGTGGTCAATGGCGATTATCAAGGCCCTCCGCCTGATGGCGTAGCGGGTGATACTTTGGCCTCTTTTGATGGCTGGATAAAAATCTACAACAATGCCGTTGCCGCAGGCAAAATTGTTCCCTATGCCCTTGGTGCTATCACCGAAGACAACGTGGTGCGCAAATTGGAAGAAATGTTTGATACCGTGCCGCTCAACAAGCGTTTGCCTGGTCTGCAAATGTTCGTGGACCAACGTACTTTGTTGAAATACAACCGCAGACGCAGAGGCGCAGAATTTCAAAATGCAATAGTGATGAACAGCACGCTGGACGGAACAACCTGTGAGTTGGTTGCACCGCTTAACTGGCCAGAAGGTCGCATTATGTTAGGCCACAAAGACAATATGCTCTACATGGAAGATGGCATCAATGAAGAAGTGAATATGACATTCCAATGGACTGGCCGTATCATCAATTGCATGGTGGACTTTAAACGTGGGGTGGGCTTTGAAACCATTGAAGGCGAAGTCTTTGGCAATCTTGTCGCTTAACCTAAATCTTTTTATAAACGCTTTAAAACCATTGATTAAATGGAAGATAAAAACAAAAAGCCTGTAAGCGAAGAACAAGACTTACAGGCTGAACTAAAAGCAGAACGCGCCAAAAATGCGCAGTTAGAGGCCGACAAAGCCGAGCAAGCCGCGATTATCAAAGAGCTGTCCGAGCAGTTGGCGCAGTCCGAAGCCCGCATCAAGCAAACCGAGCGCAAGCATGGACAAGTGGCCATTACTTTTGAAGGCCGCGACTACCATTTGGCCGCCCCCAAAATTTCCACACCCTTGGGGGTGATTACCGCCGAACAATTGGCCGACGATGCCAAACTCTTGGCCAAATTGGTGAAGGAAATTAACGGCTTTGTGGATTTGTACTTAAAGCCTGTGCCAGCGCAGGAGAAAGGAATCTAAGCCATGTATAACATTAGAGATATTCTGTGGGAGAATGGCCAAAATAATGATGCAGGCATTCAATCCGAGCTGTGTTACATCTTAGCCAGCGACATTCTCGTTTTTCCCAAAACCAAACCAGAGGAGCAAAGAACCTCTCTTGAAGACGAAGTAACCTTGGTAGGAAATTTCGTACTAAAGCCAGGCAAGTCTTGGAAAAAAATCTATTGTACACAGCAAAAAGGGAGCTTGGAATCCGAAATTGTGGGGGATACAGACGGTAAATCCGCCGAAAACCCATTGAAAATTTGGCATCCAGGCAACAAGGATTACCTTTTGGGCTTTATCGAAAAATTCAAGAATAGTAGCATGGTTTTGCTGGTTCGTGAATTAGATACAACCTACTGGCGTGTTGTGGGTTCTGAGGGCTTGCCAGCCAAGTACGAATCAGGAAAAATCACCACAGGCACAGCCGTAAAAGACGGCAAAGGAGCCGAAATTACATGGAAAAGTTTGGGTCGTATTGCTCCCATTTACAAAGGAGTAGTACAGCTTGAGCCAAGCCTTACCTTGGCCATTTCCTTTGTGGGGGGTGCCCCAAGCTACGTGGCTTTGGGCAATGGCATCTATGCCATCGCGCAAGCAGCAGCCAACCACCAGTTTTTTGTGCTTCCGTCCAAGAAAATCCATGAGGCCAGCGTGATGAATGCCAACACCTTGCCCGCAGGCATGGGGCTTGCCCTCAACACCGAAACGGGCAAGATTGAAATTACAGGCACGCCAGAGGCGACAGGCCTGTTCCCGTTCCAAGTGATAGGCCGCATCACCCACGACGGTACGCCCACAGGTACGACGGTGGAAAGCTATACGCTTGACATCACCCTTCAAATTACCTAATACCTAAACTACTTCATATTTTTACGAAAAAGGCTTTTGCATTGCAGAAGCCTTTTTTTATGTTTGTAACGCCAAAACAATTTTTCTTACTAACAATTACGACCATGCTTGCAAGGCCTTGCTTGGGTGTGGGGGCGCAAGCCCCCCTGTAGTTGTTAGCTATTGTTTTGGCGAAGCACCCAAGCACCTCATTTATGGCCGCCTCGCACAAAAAGATATTGGATGAGTTTATGACATCGTACAGGCCTTGCACGATGCAGGAGGCTGACCATTTCTTTTCTTCCGACCAAATCGCCGAGAATCTCAACGCGCATCACGGCTCTTTGCTTGAGCCTTCAGAAGTGGCCAACACTTTGCAAGCCAACGGGTATGAAACCTACACGGACGGGCAAGGCTGCGTGTTGTGGGTGCTTGCCCGTTGGACAACTGTCCTTTTGCCTTAATTTCTTCATGCCGTAATTTCGGCATGAATGAAATTGAACAATGGTTGGCTTCGGGCAGGGACTACGCTTTGGGCGTAGCCCTTTATCAGCAGTACGGCAATAATGCCGCCCTGCTTTCCCTCTTTGCCACCCCCTCCAACTTTGCACACAAAAAGTTAGTCGAAGCCCTATCGGGCATCGCCGAAACTTTGCGCCAAGCCGCTAAATCCGCTCAGCAAGCACGCGAAACGCAGGCTATACAAAACAGTGTTGCTCACCTCTCTCAATCCCTTGACAATGAAACGGTAATCTCTATTGACAAACAGGCCAAAAGCCAGTATGCCCAAGCCTCTTTTTTGCATGGCCAGCTTCGCTATGCCAGCAACGACGAGGAGCGCAAAGCCTTGGCCTTTCAAATCTTGGAGCTGTTCGATTCGCTCTCTCAAGGCTTTGAAACGGTGGATTATTACAAGGAATTTGGTCATTTACCCCCGCCCCCCAGCCACGAGGAGCAGCAGTTACAAGCCCTTGACCGCGCCGTTTTGGAGAAAATGCGGCGCAATCTCATCGCCAACATTTCCCACGCCCGAGCAGGCCGCAAACGTGCCGAAAACATCGACGTTTGGCAGCAACGCCGTGCAATGATTGAGCGTATTTTATCCCAACAAACACCGCAGGACTAAGATGTTATTTTCTTTAGATAAAACCACCGAAAGCCCCGCCAGCCAGCCAACGGCCAGTGCCTATCTTCTCGGACAGTTGTCCGACATTCAGGCCATAGAAGGCAACAGTATCAAGCAATTGCGGGAAGTTATTGGGCAATTAGCGCAAAATACAATCATCACTTTTGCCACCCATGGCCAGTGGAGCAGCCACGAACTGCTCAAGCATATTTTACAGCAAACAGGCCCAGCGAGCGTGGCCATGACCACGTGGGCAGTCACGGAAGACCCGCTTAGAAGCATTCACAACCTCATTGAGCAGGGGCAAATTACGGCCTTTGATTGCGTGTTTGATTACCGCACCGAAAAGCGCAAACCCGAAGCATGGCAGTTCGCGCAGGCTGTGGCCACCCGCCTAAAACAGACCCATTGCCACGCCAAAATATTGGTGATACAAAATGCCCAGTGGGGCGTTGCGGTGGTTAGCTCCGCCAACTTTACCAACAATCCGCGTTTGGAGGCAGGGACTATTTTTACACTCCCAGCGGTAGCAGATTTTTACAAACAAGTCATTGAAAACGAGATAAATAAATGAACGAACTAAACCTAAACCAAGAACAACTCTCCGCATTAGAGGACATGGCCGCGCTATTCTTTAGCCTTGAGGAATTGGCCGTGATTATGCAGGTAGAGCGCGAGCGTTTCGTCTCCAGCTACCAAATGCGTACAGGGGTAATTTACGAAACTGTCCAACGTGGGCGACTGCGCCAAGAGGCCTTGGTACGCAAAAAGAATTTTGAATTGGCGCAACAAGGTTCATCGCCCGCCATTACCGCCGCGCTCAAGCTGATTGATTCGATTAAATTAGGGGAGGAAATACGATGAGCAGCCGCGCGAATGAACCCGAAAACTTCGGCAAGCCAGCCAAACAGCGTTCTGATGAAGACGACATTATCGAATTTTTGCGCACAGGCAATGGCGAACTGTCCGACAAACAAAAGAAACTGTTTGACATCTACGATTTTGCCGACAACCAAATCCGCAACCTCGTGAAAGAATCAGAAGTAGTCAATATGCTCATGCTCAAGTATGGCGTGAAGCGTGCGACGGCTTACCGCTATATCAGTAAAACCAAACAAATCTTTGGTTCGATTAATAGAAGCGAAAAAGAGTTTTGGCGCAGGTTAGTCATTGAACAATGTTTTGATAGTATCAAGTTATCAAAAAGTTTACGCGACCCTAAAGGGTTGAACGGCGCAATTGCCCAACTCATTAAGGCCACGAACTTAAACGAAGTGGACATTGATATGCCCGATTTTGCCGCCCTTGAGCCACATACTTACGAGTTGGTGCTCAATGATTTTTCTGTTTCCATGATGCAATCCCTCATGCAAGCAGGGGCCGTCAATTTGGTGGGCATGATGGCTAACGAATTAAATAAATCGCAACCTATCCCTATTCCGATTACTCCTTCCCATGACAGCGAATCAACAGACCATTCTCAAGTTTAATTTACCGCAGCTCATGTTGGCGACAGGCATGCAGGTACACAAGTTTTTAGAGGGTGGTCGTGGGCTTGGTAAATCCAGTATTTTAGCGTGGAGAATCAAGGACATCGCCATTAAAATGCCCCGTTCGGCCAATGTAATCGTGGGTGAAAGCTATATTCAAATCATTACCCGCACCTTGCCCTCTACCATTGAGGGCTTGGCGCGTTTAGGCT from Flexibacter flexilis DSM 6793 includes the following:
- a CDS encoding S49 family peptidase is translated as MNIFQALSILNQDIWLVHESYLTGVYPMVMDYLSKASTEKTPRKILEPECYYIVGDHATGFTAASKTASNVPKNSIAVIEVKGPITKDSTCFSVGTRELTQATYAAAENPNVGGIMFITDTGGGSVAGTETFARAINEVSQVKETLVLAEDMIASAGVWIGVSAHHLFAQNLTTQVGSIGTAILLTDVREKLKKDGITQHYITAPDSDVKNAEYYQALDGKPEALKQQLGAINTVFQDWVKSNRPNLKIDSKTKAPLNGAMYAATQAADIGLIDGVKTYTEAVQFLHQQILNQS
- a CDS encoding phospholipase D-like domain-containing protein, which codes for MLFSLDKTTESPASQPTASAYLLGQLSDIQAIEGNSIKQLREVIGQLAQNTIITFATHGQWSSHELLKHILQQTGPASVAMTTWAVTEDPLRSIHNLIEQGQITAFDCVFDYRTEKRKPEAWQFAQAVATRLKQTHCHAKILVIQNAQWGVAVVSSANFTNNPRLEAGTIFTLPAVADFYKQVIENEINK